The window AGATGACGACGGTGACGGCAACCTCGCAGACTTCACCCTCCAAATAAATGCTGACACACGCGTCTGTGAATGGTCATATCTTTGTGGAAATGGTGAGCCCTACTTCAAAGTCACAATCGGCGACTATACAAAGCGAACACCGAATGTTGACCGGAAATCAGGCACCTTCGAAATCAGCGTTGACGCTTCCAAAATCGCCTCCACGGCCAAAGACGTTACCATAACGGTTGAGCTCTACGATGAAGATCTCGACAGTGACGGTCTCCGGAACACCTGGACGAAAACCATCTCCTACGAGCCGATTAACAAGGATCTCTCGGACAAAGAAATGGCGCTTCGCGGGATTGAATCGCTTGCGCCATCCTATACAGAGTATGCGACAACGTTACTGAACAAAAACTACTGGCTTGACAACTCTGCCGACCACATCGAGAACGCAGCGAAAGCAACTGTGCCGACGTCCTCACGGGACATCGGTATGGAAGTGCTCACCCACTATGCTGGCGGTCCTGCCAGCGCCACTTGGACAACCGTTCAGGTCGGCGTCTGGAGTGGGATCAGCTTCTTCGAATGGAAAATGGGCCGGCTCCTCGAATTAAGCAACGGATACGGAGAAGCCGGGTACTCCGAATTCCACACGCAACTCAGTAAACTCGCAGAGAACACCCGAAAAATCAAAACCGCGGACACCGCCCGGGAACGCCGAACCCTCATTGAAAATCGCGAAGAACTTCTCCGGCAATTCTACAAAACTGAACAACGCTATCTCGCAAACCTTCGTGCGACCATCCGGAGTGATGAGGGCTTCGATCTTGACGGGGCCCTCTGGGATTTCTTCGAGGTCAATATGAAAGACTACAGCCGCCTGAAAGACGAGTTCAACGACCTTGAGAAACATCTTATCACAGACTACTACTGGACTCAAATCTACCTTAACGCCGACCAATCTAGTTACGCTAACCTTACGAACGCCGTCACCACGCCGCCAGTCCTCTCCCCGAAACCAGATATTACGAAAGTCTCGGCCCCGAGTACTGTTCGCGTTGGCGAATCCTTTACGATTACTGTCACCGCAACAAATAATGGGGTTGACGCGACATATCAATCAATCGCTGTCTCATTCCCTGATGCCACAAGTGCAAATGCCATCTCAATTACGGATACCGACTTCTCGAATGCCAACTACGCAACCGTCTTCCCCTCGGGAACCAGCGTTGGGCATAAATACGGACTTGGCTCTACCGTCCAATCAAAATACCCACTTGCCGAAGTTGGCGGCCCCTGGGCAACGGATCAAACAAAATCACTCACACTCACAGTAACCCCTAAAGAAAGCGGAACATACACCTTCTACGTGAAATCAGTCGCGAAAGACGGGGGCTGGGAGAGCGATCCTGCAATCGGCGAAACAGCCACGACCGACCAACAATCCGAATACGTCTATACATACACCGTCACGGTCACCGGTGATCGTGATAATGACGGCCTCCTTAACAGCGAGGATCCCTGTCCAGACGATGCCAACTGCGACGGTGATGGTTGGCCCGACGACACCGACCCAACCCCAGAAACACAGAACACCGACGGGGTCGGCGCCACGGATGGAACAGACAGTGAGACCAAAGCGAACACTGACGGCGACGACACCAACAATTACGCTGACAGAAACAACGACAACGACGGCTGGAACGACGGCGTCGATCCAACCCCACTCACGGCAAACACCGATAAGACGTGGCAACCGGACGGTTTCAACAGCGAAACGAAAACCGACACTGATGGCGATGGCACCGCGAATTACGCTGACACAAACAACGATGCCGACGCTTGGCCGGATGCGATTGACCCAACGCCGGTAACGCCAAACACGGACAGCACTTGGAAACGAGATGGCGTTGCCGGCGAAACCACCCGTGATACCGACAACGACGGCACCCCGAATTACGCTGACCCTGACAACGACGGCGATTCAGTCCCTGACGGGACGGACCCACAGCCGCTTGGAACGAACGCTGACGGTGACGGATGGAGCGATAGCACCGACCCCACTCCAAACACGGCGAACACCGATACGACCTGGAAACAGGACGGGATTGGTGGCGAGACCAAACAGGATACGGACGGCGATGGGATCGCGAACTACGCGGACGCGGACAACGATGGCGATGGGTATACGGACAGCAGTGAAGCCGCGAACGGATCGAACCCACTAAATAAAACTTCCACGCCAGCCGGGCCAAATACCCCACCAACCGCAGCGTTCTCCTACACACCCACCAACCCGAACACCACCACAACAGTCACGTTCACTGCCAGCGCGGCGACAGACGACACCGGCATTCAATCCTACGCATGGGATATTCTCGGGGATAGCAATACCGACCAAGCTGGCGAATCAATTACCCATACGTTCTCGGAGGCTGGCGAGTATACCGTCACCCTTACTGTAACAGATGGCAACGGATCCACGGACACGATCACCAAAACGATTCTCGTTACTAGTCCCGCCGAGGAGAACACCACGACGGATCCCACCGGCTACACCTACCGGGTGCCGTATACGCTGAACACCCAGAAGCTGTCGGGAGCGATGGCGTCATCGCTCTTTGTTACGGCCACCGACAACACAACGATCAAGATCGACCGCGATGGTGACGGCACAATCGAGACCACGCGCTCCGTTACGAGCGGCGAAGCAACGCGGATTGCAAAACCCAAGCAGGGATTGGTTGTCACAGCTGCTCAGCCACTGAACGTTCGCTACGAGTATCGGACGTCTGACTTCGGTGCCTACGAAGATGGGCGGTTCTCGTATGGTATTCCTGAAGCAGGACTGCTGGGTACGGAGTACTATGTCCCCGTTTCGCCAGATGCACTCTACATCATGGCCGCAGAACACACGACGGTGCGTGTAGACAAAGATGCAGATGGCGTGTCCGAGACCGTGCGGACACTCACCACAAACGAGATTCTGCGAGTCGAACACCCGGCTCAAGGCACCCATGTGACTGCGACGGGCCGTATTCAGGTGGTCGCCCAGCGAGCCCGCTGGTCGAACATGGATTACACGTACCTTGTTACCCTTGATGCAGTCTCGACGGCTGCCTCGTCGTATACGCTCCCTGCTGAACCGCCGCATAACACGAAAGCCGCAACGAGTAAAACTGGCGTCTATCTCATCGCCACGCAACCCAACACGACCGTCCAGGCAGACATTGGTCGGGACGGCAGCATTGAGCGGACTCTCTCACTGGATCGGGGCGATGTGCAGAAAATTGAGTTCACACAGGCGACTCGCGTCACTGCGACCAACCCGCTTATCGCCGTCTACACCTATCACGTGCGTGCCCAAGACTGGTGGGGGACGAGTATGCGAGAGTATATTGCAGCTGGAACGCCCGGCAACCACATCGAAATTCAGCAGGGCTCGTGGGCTGGGAAACACTACGATGGCGGAATCAATGCATGGGGGACGTACACTACTCCCCCGCAACAGCCTGTGGAAGATCCGCCCGCAGTTTCAGCATTCTCCGCTGACTTCAGGAATGGCACCCTCCGTGTTACCTTCACTTCCCGGGCTGATCTGACCAACATCTCGGTGCGCCTCACACAGCAAAATCAGCGCCTCGAGACACTGACTGAGACGGACTTCACACACAAAAACGGGACGTATATCGCGACGTACACACCCGCTGTCGGAGTTGATGGGAACATTACTGCAACGCTGCGGACAGCAGCCACCGAACACGGCGACGCCGCGACAGGCCAACAAGACACCCTCCGTATTCCCACGACACGACCGGCGATCTCATTCACGTATACGCCATCGACACCAGTAAGCGGTGAGACGATTACGTTCACCGCTACAACGCCCGATACAATTCATCGGATTCAGAGCGTCCAGTGGAACTTCGATGCAGATGGCGACATTGAAGCGACGGGGCGGACCGTTACCAACGCATTCCCAGCGGGCGACCATCAAGTAACCGTACAGGTCCTGACGGCAACCAACCGTACAGTCACCCACACGAGGCTCCTCACAGTCACAGAGGGGACGAACGCCAGTCTCCGCCTCACCGGTACCAGTAGTTCTGTGATTCCCGGTGGAGACATGACCATCACGTTCAATCTTACCAACACGCAGTCAACGGCAATTGGCGCTGCACTGGATGTCACGCTCCCGCCGACTTGGACTGTTACTGCGAAAACAACGGCCGGCGGATACTGGAAAAACACAACACAAGAACTCATCTGGCCGTCGATTGCACCACAGGAAACAGTCCACCCATCGATGACAGTTACTATCCCCGAATCCGCCGCCGGCACCTATACAGTGCACGCTGAAGCCACACCGTCATCGAACCTTAACCAAACGATCGCGACAAACATCACGATTCACGTCGGGGGCAAACCAGTGATCAGTTCCATTGCCGGTTCAAACGGACGGATATCAACGAGAGAAACGTTACGAGCTGTCACTTACTGGAAACGAGGCACGACAGTTCCCGGCACTGGACACAAAATCGGTATCCGAACCCTCCTTGACGTGATCTCCCACTGGAAAAACCGCACCCCGGTCGGAGGACAGAACTCCCCGACGAACACCCACGACTAACGCCGTAGCGGAAGTCCCGAAATAGCGGGCGTAAATATATGTTTCTGTGACGATGACGGATACCTATGCAACTGCGTACGGTGGCGGTTTTGTGTCTGCTTCTAGGTAGCAGCCTTTCAGTGGGGGTTGGGAGTACAGCCGCCGGACTCGCTACCACCTCAACTGCTATCCACCCCACGTCTTTGGCGCCGATTAACAATACCACAAACAATAATACAAGTACGTCGGTGCCAACTCCAGTTCCGACGAGCGCGTCACGTGCTTCTACGCAGCCGACACCTCCGATTCTGATTAACTATTCAATCGATAGGACGCCGGATTCACTTGGAACTGTCCAGGTTACAGCGACTGTCACACCCCCACCGAATCTCGTCAATCTGACCTTCTACCTTGGCGCCGAGCAAACCATCCTCCAGTCGACCGGGATACAACACATTGAAAATAAGATTTGGGCGTGGAATGATTCACTCAGCTCCGCAATCACTGTCACCTATCGCGTAGCGGTTAATTCGTCAATGAAGTTCGGTGTGAATCGCGTTGAAACAGACAGTTGGGCATTTCTTGGAACCCCGCAAGTAACACTCAGATATGGGTATTCGTACTATCCACCCAACCCCGACCGCCAACACGAACTTCTCATTCAGGGTGCCGGCTATGTCACCCCAACGCCCGACAACGAACCCCTAGCACGCTATCTCCTACTCGGCCCCTACAACTCCAGGACTGCACAAACACCCTCCCAAACCTTCCACTACGTTTGGCCACGGAACACCACCCTCGCGATGGATCCATCACGAGCACTCGGTATCCTCACAAACCTCAGCACAGCGTTTAACGTTAGCGCTAAAGACCCCCGTGTGTCTGTATTCAGTCTGCCACATCCGATTCGCGGTGGGGGTGCTTCTTACAACACGTCATTGTGGATTTCAGCGAGTACCCCTCCCACGTCTGATGTCTTGTACCATGAGTATGTCCATTCTCGACAATCGTTCCCGGAAACAACAGCGGCAATGGCGTGGCTCATCGAAGGTAGTGCCAGCTACTATAGCCATTATCTTGCCTGGCAACTCGGCAACCGTGATCTCGAGACGTTCCGAGATCGCCTTGTCCGTGGTGTTCCGACTGATGCAGTGCTCGCAACAACCGCACAAACCACAGATGCGGCATACGAAAAAGGCGCATTAGTCCTCGCCAAACTCGATATTCGAATTCGGAATAAAACAAATGGGAGGTATACGTTGATGGATGTGTTCCGTCGTCTCAATACGATTACTGAATCCCAGATACTGTCCGTTAGTCGCTTCCAAGCGACAATAACAAACGTCACTGGTGTCTCGGTAAACAAGTCTGTTAACCGCTATGTAACCACACGCGACACACCTACTCTTCCGACCCATCTCGAACATCTATACACCAGGTCTGACACGAACGATTCGACGATACCTGTGAACACTACGATTCCCGAAGCGATCGCGGGTGCTGATCGAGTGGTCCAAATACAGGAATTCCTCACTGCTATTCAATATTGGAAACAAACAAAATCCGTTCCAGGAACAAACCAAGTCCTCTCATTATACGACTTTCTCACTCTCGTAGAACTCTGGAAAAACGAAACCCCGGTTTAGTCGTTGTACCCGCGCCCAGTTTTACACCGGCGTTTAGATTCGTATCAATCCCGGTTTTCGCCCTATCGCCAACGACGACACCCAGCTTCCGCCGCCCCCTTATCGACCGCTGTTCCTTCTACGTGCATCCGGATTGGTTCGTCGTCATGCCGGAGATTCGCGACAACCGTTCCCGTACCAAAGTTTACATTTTGGCCCAGCACGCTGTCCTCAACGTACGTTAGGTGGCCACACGCAGTCTCCTCCATCAGCAGCGAATTTTTGAACTCAACCCCGTTGCCGACGCGGACACCCGATCCAAGAACCGTTGCACCGCGGACGTACGCGTTTGGCCCAATATCACCTCCAGCTTGCACGATAACTGGGCCTTCCAGATACGCACCTGCCCGAACCCGCGCCTCTTCTTCGACGACAATAGTGCCCTGGAGTGTCGCCCGCCCTCTCTGTTGTCTGGGATGAGAACGATCGTATTGGTGGGTCGTTCGGGGAGTGACCGTGGGTCGTGGTGGGTGGGGTGCGACTGGTGTGACTGCCAAGATATATTTAGGGGGGTTGGGTTACTTTGTGGGTATGCAAGCTGTTGTGTTGGCGGCTGGTGAGGGGACGCGGTTGCGGCCGATCTCTGGGACGCGGCCGAAGCCGCTTGTGCCGGTTGGTGGGCGGCCGTTAGTCGAACATGTGTTGGCGGCGAGCCAGGCGGTGGTTGATGAGTTTGTGGTTGTGGTAGGGTATCGGGCGGACGACGTGCGAGCGCAGATCGGCGATGAGTTTGCGGGCGTGCCCGTGACGTACGTTGAACAGGCCGAGCAACAGGGGACTGCTGATGCGGTGGCGTGTGCGCGCGCGGCGATTGATGAGCGGTTCCTCGTGTTGAATGGGGATGTCATTGTTGACGCGGAACTCGTAGAGGCGCTTGCTGGCGCGGCGGGGCATGCGCTGGCGGCGATGCCAGTCGAGAACCCGTCGAATTATGGCGTGGTGTCGGTAGCAGATGGTGAACTAACGGGGTTGGTGGAGAAACCCACCAACCCATCGAGTTCGCTGGCGAATCTTGGAGTGTATGCGTTCGCCCCGAGCGTGTTCGATGTCCTCGAGGACGTGTCGGCGAGTGCGCGCGGGGAGTATGAGGTGACGGATGCGATCGGGGCGCTGTGTGAGCGGGGCGAGTCGGTAACGGTGGTCGAGCATGAGGGCCTGTGGATTGATGTGGGGCGGCCGTGGGAGGTACTTGCGGCGACCGAAGCGGTGCTTGCGGACTCTGAGCGTGACGTCGCGGGCACGGTCGAGGACCGGGTCACCCTCGAGGGCCCTGTCGTCGTTGAAGAGGGCGCGCGCGTGCGTGATGGGACGGTGATTGAGGGGCCGGTCGTCGTGAAGGCCGGCGCGGAGGTCGGGCCGAATGCGTACGTTCGGGGATCGACAGTGATTGGGGAGGACTGTCGGATTGGGAATGCGGTTGAGGTGAAAAATTCGGTGTTGCTAGCTGGAGCGACCGTGGGCCATCTCTCCTACGTTGGGGATAGCGTGTTGGGGGCCGATGTGAACTTCGGGGCGGGCACCACGGTAGCGAACCTCCGGCATGACGAGGACACCGTCCAGATGCACGTGAAGGGGGAGCGTGTTGATACGGGGCGGCGGAAACTCGGAGTGATCTGTGGCGATGGCGTGAGGACGGGGATTAATACGAGTCTGAACGCCGGGGTTAAGTTGGCGGCGGGGACAGGGACGGCACCGGGAGCGGTTGTGATGGAGGACAAAAACTGATGAAGGCAGTGATACTCGCGGCTGGTGAGGGGAATCGACTCCGC is drawn from Salarchaeum sp. JOR-1 and contains these coding sequences:
- a CDS encoding PKD domain-containing protein, with translation MPKVISRERVRSLSLLIIVVSAMSVGGIAVSTTTGEAASASAITLTNIQDDDGDGNLADFTLQINADTRVCEWSYLCGNGEPYFKVTIGDYTKRTPNVDRKSGTFEISVDASKIASTAKDVTITVELYDEDLDSDGLRNTWTKTISYEPINKDLSDKEMALRGIESLAPSYTEYATTLLNKNYWLDNSADHIENAAKATVPTSSRDIGMEVLTHYAGGPASATWTTVQVGVWSGISFFEWKMGRLLELSNGYGEAGYSEFHTQLSKLAENTRKIKTADTARERRTLIENREELLRQFYKTEQRYLANLRATIRSDEGFDLDGALWDFFEVNMKDYSRLKDEFNDLEKHLITDYYWTQIYLNADQSSYANLTNAVTTPPVLSPKPDITKVSAPSTVRVGESFTITVTATNNGVDATYQSIAVSFPDATSANAISITDTDFSNANYATVFPSGTSVGHKYGLGSTVQSKYPLAEVGGPWATDQTKSLTLTVTPKESGTYTFYVKSVAKDGGWESDPAIGETATTDQQSEYVYTYTVTVTGDRDNDGLLNSEDPCPDDANCDGDGWPDDTDPTPETQNTDGVGATDGTDSETKANTDGDDTNNYADRNNDNDGWNDGVDPTPLTANTDKTWQPDGFNSETKTDTDGDGTANYADTNNDADAWPDAIDPTPVTPNTDSTWKRDGVAGETTRDTDNDGTPNYADPDNDGDSVPDGTDPQPLGTNADGDGWSDSTDPTPNTANTDTTWKQDGIGGETKQDTDGDGIANYADADNDGDGYTDSSEAANGSNPLNKTSTPAGPNTPPTAAFSYTPTNPNTTTTVTFTASAATDDTGIQSYAWDILGDSNTDQAGESITHTFSEAGEYTVTLTVTDGNGSTDTITKTILVTSPAEENTTTDPTGYTYRVPYTLNTQKLSGAMASSLFVTATDNTTIKIDRDGDGTIETTRSVTSGEATRIAKPKQGLVVTAAQPLNVRYEYRTSDFGAYEDGRFSYGIPEAGLLGTEYYVPVSPDALYIMAAEHTTVRVDKDADGVSETVRTLTTNEILRVEHPAQGTHVTATGRIQVVAQRARWSNMDYTYLVTLDAVSTAASSYTLPAEPPHNTKAATSKTGVYLIATQPNTTVQADIGRDGSIERTLSLDRGDVQKIEFTQATRVTATNPLIAVYTYHVRAQDWWGTSMREYIAAGTPGNHIEIQQGSWAGKHYDGGINAWGTYTTPPQQPVEDPPAVSAFSADFRNGTLRVTFTSRADLTNISVRLTQQNQRLETLTETDFTHKNGTYIATYTPAVGVDGNITATLRTAATEHGDAATGQQDTLRIPTTRPAISFTYTPSTPVSGETITFTATTPDTIHRIQSVQWNFDADGDIEATGRTVTNAFPAGDHQVTVQVLTATNRTVTHTRLLTVTEGTNASLRLTGTSSSVIPGGDMTITFNLTNTQSTAIGAALDVTLPPTWTVTAKTTAGGYWKNTTQELIWPSIAPQETVHPSMTVTIPESAAGTYTVHAEATPSSNLNQTIATNITIHVGGKPVISSIAGSNGRISTRETLRAVTYWKRGTTVPGTGHKIGIRTLLDVISHWKNRTPVGGQNSPTNTHD
- the glmU gene encoding bifunctional sugar-1-phosphate nucleotidylyltransferase/acetyltransferase, giving the protein MQAVVLAAGEGTRLRPISGTRPKPLVPVGGRPLVEHVLAASQAVVDEFVVVVGYRADDVRAQIGDEFAGVPVTYVEQAEQQGTADAVACARAAIDERFLVLNGDVIVDAELVEALAGAAGHALAAMPVENPSNYGVVSVADGELTGLVEKPTNPSSSLANLGVYAFAPSVFDVLEDVSASARGEYEVTDAIGALCERGESVTVVEHEGLWIDVGRPWEVLAATEAVLADSERDVAGTVEDRVTLEGPVVVEEGARVRDGTVIEGPVVVKAGAEVGPNAYVRGSTVIGEDCRIGNAVEVKNSVLLAGATVGHLSYVGDSVLGADVNFGAGTTVANLRHDEDTVQMHVKGERVDTGRRKLGVICGDGVRTGINTSLNAGVKLAAGTGTAPGAVVMEDKN